Proteins found in one Verrucomicrobiota bacterium genomic segment:
- a CDS encoding sugar phosphate isomerase/epimerase: MNYTKNIIKPLLVLAAAIITGSNATAAPLFPQAPGMCSYTHREQFKKDMPGTLDTIKALGIKDMEFSNLFGKTAPELRQMLDARGMVCTSFGVGYDDLTKKTDEVGKNANALGAKYVRLAWIAHKPPFTLEMAHQAAADFNRIGKLLREQYGLTFCYHNHGYEFQASGNGTFFDVIMAETNPQDVSFELDILWAHFPGANPAALLEKYGNRFKLLHLKDLKKGVKGDFSGKTSVENDVALGTGQLDIPAILKAAKKAGVEHYYIEDESPNIATQVPQTIAFLKSLTE, translated from the coding sequence ATGAACTATACAAAGAACATCATCAAACCGCTGCTGGTTTTGGCAGCGGCAATCATTACCGGTAGTAACGCAACAGCGGCGCCTTTGTTTCCCCAGGCGCCGGGCATGTGCTCCTATACCCACCGCGAGCAATTCAAGAAGGATATGCCGGGCACGCTCGACACCATCAAGGCGCTTGGGATCAAAGATATGGAGTTTTCCAATCTATTCGGCAAAACGGCGCCGGAACTGCGCCAGATGCTGGATGCGCGCGGGATGGTGTGTACCTCCTTTGGCGTGGGGTATGACGACCTGACGAAAAAGACCGATGAAGTCGGCAAGAATGCCAACGCCCTCGGCGCCAAATATGTGCGGCTGGCGTGGATTGCTCACAAGCCGCCGTTTACCTTGGAGATGGCCCACCAGGCGGCGGCGGATTTCAACCGCATTGGCAAACTGCTTCGCGAGCAATACGGCCTGACCTTTTGCTACCATAATCACGGATACGAATTCCAAGCGAGCGGCAATGGCACGTTCTTTGACGTCATCATGGCCGAGACCAATCCGCAGGATGTCAGCTTTGAACTGGATATCCTCTGGGCGCACTTTCCCGGAGCAAATCCCGCCGCCCTGCTGGAAAAATATGGCAACCGTTTCAAACTGCTGCACCTGAAAGACCTCAAGAAAGGGGTCAAGGGCGACTTCAGCGGCAAGACCTCCGTGGAGAACGACGTGGCGCTGGGCACCGGCCAGCTCGATATTCCCGCGATCCTCAAAGCGGCGAAAAAAGCCGGGGTGGAACACTATTACATCGAGGATGAAAGCCCGAACATCGCCACCCAAGTGCCCCAGACCATCGCTTTCCTGAAAAGCCTCACCGAGTAA